In Gemmatimonadota bacterium, a single window of DNA contains:
- a CDS encoding c-type cytochrome: MSYVDWRPLVRRAGGAAWWTALWLALLAGEAQAQLFTPLGDAQRGERLFEAKGCTRCHRVEGRGGRIGPDLSRLGQQRDLPQLAGLFWNHSPRMSQRMRELGITRPLLSGSEMADIMAYLYVLNYFDEPGDSARGARLFRDKRCVSCHAVAGAGGGIGPPVESLGNFGSALLMIQAMWNHGPEMQERMQTLGIHRLTFQGTDMADLLAFLRTQGRGDPPPAPALVPGDPREGWKLFTIKGCIRCHSVQGHGGKLGPDLSRHDLPRTPSALAGLLWNHGSRMRQLMLRYDVPPPTFSGTEVSDLVAYLYFIGFFGPPASAARGRGLFAAKGCVRCHAVNGKGGKVGPDLARSQAVLSPVEAARLMWGHAPFMEARMKELGIPWPVFEGNEMADLLAYLTSLPGSREPGR; encoded by the coding sequence ATGTCGTACGTTGACTGGCGGCCCCTCGTCCGGCGAGCGGGCGGGGCGGCATGGTGGACTGCGCTCTGGCTGGCGCTCCTGGCCGGCGAGGCGCAGGCCCAGCTCTTTACGCCGCTGGGCGACGCGCAGCGGGGCGAGCGGCTCTTCGAGGCCAAGGGGTGCACCCGCTGTCACCGGGTCGAGGGCCGGGGCGGCAGGATCGGCCCCGACCTGTCCCGGCTGGGGCAGCAACGCGACCTGCCGCAGCTCGCCGGGCTCTTCTGGAACCACTCGCCGCGCATGAGCCAGCGCATGCGGGAGCTGGGCATCACGCGCCCGCTGCTGTCCGGGTCCGAGATGGCCGACATCATGGCCTACCTCTACGTGCTGAACTACTTCGACGAGCCGGGAGATTCGGCGCGCGGCGCGCGGCTGTTCCGGGACAAGCGCTGTGTCTCCTGCCACGCCGTGGCCGGCGCTGGCGGCGGGATCGGCCCGCCCGTCGAGTCGCTGGGCAATTTCGGCTCCGCCCTGCTCATGATCCAGGCCATGTGGAACCACGGCCCCGAGATGCAGGAGCGCATGCAGACTCTGGGCATCCACCGGCTGACCTTCCAGGGCACAGACATGGCCGATCTGCTGGCCTTCCTGCGCACGCAGGGGCGCGGGGATCCGCCGCCCGCACCCGCCCTCGTGCCCGGCGACCCCAGGGAAGGCTGGAAGCTGTTCACCATCAAGGGGTGCATCCGCTGCCACAGCGTGCAAGGGCACGGCGGCAAGCTGGGCCCCGATCTCAGCCGCCACGACCTGCCGCGCACGCCCAGCGCGCTCGCCGGACTGCTGTGGAACCATGGCTCCCGGATGCGGCAGCTCATGCTCCGCTACGACGTACCACCCCCGACATTCAGCGGCACGGAGGTCTCGGACCTGGTGGCCTACCTCTACTTCATTGGCTTCTTCGGCCCGCCGGCCAGCGCCGCGCGCGGGCGCGGCCTCTTCGCCGCCAAGGGGTGCGTCCGCTGTCACGCGGTGAACGGGAAGGGCGGCAAAGTGGGTCCGGACCTCGCCCGCTCCCAGGCCGTGCTCTCCCCCGTCGAGGCCGCGCGCCTCATGTGGGGGCACGCGCCGTTCATGGAAGCACGCATGAAAGAGCTGGGCATACCCTGGCCCGTCTTCGAGGGCAATGAGATGGCCGACTTGCTGGCGTATCTAACATCGCTGCCCGGTTCCCGGGAGCCGGGGCGCTAG
- a CDS encoding MtrB/PioB family decaheme-associated outer membrane protein: MRTRWLAPAVLLLAAFPGARGGAGVAWAQSAPLGNRLSVSLETGGRAYLEELPAAERGKFEEYREVRSGGFLQALSLGLLSPDGRFQGEAVAREIGERDQLVRLRVQDLGRFDLQLRWDRIPHTYSTTARFSATETQRGVYTLPTPRPDTAALNRARLLGAVRLQWDAVRLGLAINPRKDWGFKAEYTRIEKNGERPLGMTVLFRPQEVPEPIEHTVHDLKLTQGFYRQNMQLQFSYDLSVFRNELDRVVADYPFNAVDDPNAGGARQRTALAPDNLAHSLGLAGGVSLPAKTRISGGLSYGWRRQDQTFLPHTINSAIAADPSLTLAQPDLAADARLLRFHLVANSRPLDRLNLTARYRYFDFDDRTQELEFPARVGYGDGRLIKLEHPLTAHRLWHSRQIAGVDGSYRLVPGVQLKAGYGWEQAKRNPEAREVGKSDEHTTKAALDFTRIDWLLLRASYGLSWRRGDPYHEVVEEVLPELRRLDIADRDRERVELLGRLYPLEGLTISAAYSRGLDEYPESAYGLQRDQNWSASGEVSWTPLDRLELYAGYARDQGELRQRSRYREPSVPSNTSFDWVGNSGDRITTYSAGGSLVLLPDRLDLGASWDYSRSVLRMHAFNPTPPAGGTAAQIRSATATNFPTIEQKLMPLSAYLRYSPAADWALTLRYAYEKFEDTDFRTDGLYPAITNAAFLGQEYRDYNAHLLSVTVGFRPALLRPARSTL, encoded by the coding sequence ATGAGAACGAGATGGCTGGCTCCGGCCGTGCTCCTGCTCGCCGCCTTCCCGGGCGCACGTGGGGGTGCCGGTGTGGCCTGGGCGCAGAGCGCGCCCCTGGGGAACAGGCTCAGCGTTTCGCTGGAAACAGGCGGGCGAGCCTACCTCGAGGAGCTGCCCGCGGCGGAGCGAGGCAAGTTCGAGGAGTACCGCGAGGTCCGCTCCGGCGGCTTTCTGCAGGCGCTGAGCCTGGGCCTGCTCAGCCCGGACGGCCGTTTCCAGGGAGAGGCGGTGGCGCGCGAGATCGGCGAACGAGACCAGCTCGTGCGACTGCGGGTCCAGGATTTGGGGCGCTTCGACCTCCAGCTCCGCTGGGACCGGATCCCGCACACCTACTCGACGACCGCGCGCTTCTCCGCTACGGAGACGCAGCGCGGCGTCTACACCCTGCCCACGCCGCGGCCGGACACGGCGGCGCTGAACCGGGCGCGACTGCTGGGAGCGGTGCGCCTGCAGTGGGATGCGGTCCGGCTGGGGCTGGCCATCAACCCGAGAAAGGACTGGGGCTTCAAAGCGGAGTACACGCGGATCGAGAAGAACGGCGAGCGCCCGCTGGGCATGACGGTGCTGTTCAGGCCCCAGGAGGTGCCCGAGCCCATCGAGCATACGGTACACGACCTGAAGCTGACGCAGGGCTTCTACCGCCAGAACATGCAGCTCCAGTTCAGCTACGACCTGTCCGTCTTCCGGAACGAGCTGGACCGCGTGGTGGCCGACTACCCCTTCAACGCAGTGGACGATCCCAACGCCGGCGGCGCGCGCCAACGCACGGCGCTGGCGCCCGACAACCTGGCCCACTCGCTCGGTCTCGCCGGGGGGGTGAGCCTGCCCGCGAAGACGCGGATCAGCGGCGGGCTGTCCTACGGCTGGCGGCGGCAGGACCAGACGTTCCTGCCCCACACCATCAACAGCGCCATCGCCGCCGACCCCTCGCTGACGCTGGCGCAGCCCGACCTGGCTGCCGACGCCCGGCTGCTGCGCTTCCACCTGGTGGCCAACAGCCGGCCGCTGGACCGACTGAACCTCACCGCACGGTACCGTTACTTCGACTTCGATGATCGCACCCAGGAGCTCGAGTTCCCGGCCCGCGTCGGCTATGGGGACGGCAGGCTCATCAAACTGGAGCACCCGCTGACCGCCCACCGCCTCTGGCATTCCCGGCAGATTGCCGGGGTGGACGGGTCGTACCGCCTGGTCCCGGGCGTGCAGCTCAAGGCCGGCTACGGCTGGGAGCAGGCCAAGCGCAATCCCGAGGCGCGCGAGGTCGGGAAATCCGACGAGCACACCACGAAAGCGGCGCTGGATTTCACCCGCATCGACTGGCTCCTGCTGCGGGCGTCTTACGGCCTGTCGTGGCGACGGGGCGACCCCTACCACGAGGTCGTGGAGGAAGTGCTGCCCGAGCTGCGTCGGCTGGACATCGCCGACCGGGACCGCGAGCGGGTCGAGCTGCTCGGCCGGCTGTATCCTCTCGAGGGCCTGACCATCAGCGCCGCCTACAGCCGGGGACTGGACGAGTACCCGGAATCGGCGTACGGGCTGCAGCGCGACCAGAACTGGTCGGCCTCCGGCGAGGTGAGCTGGACGCCCCTGGACCGCCTCGAGCTGTACGCCGGCTACGCGCGGGACCAGGGCGAGCTGCGGCAGCGCTCGCGCTACCGCGAGCCCAGCGTGCCCAGCAATACCAGCTTCGACTGGGTGGGCAACTCCGGGGACAGGATCACCACCTACTCGGCGGGCGGCAGCCTGGTGCTGCTGCCGGACAGGCTGGACCTGGGCGCGAGCTGGGACTACTCCCGCTCCGTGCTCAGGATGCACGCGTTCAACCCCACACCGCCGGCGGGCGGCACCGCGGCCCAAATCAGGTCGGCGACGGCCACGAACTTCCCGACCATCGAGCAGAAGCTCATGCCGCTCTCCGCATACCTGCGCTATTCGCCCGCCGCGGACTGGGCTTTGACGCTGCGCTACGCCTACGAGAAGTTCGAGGACACCGATTTCCGCACCGACGGCCTCTACCCGGCGATCACGAACGCCGCGTTCCTGGGCCAGGAGTACCGGGACTACAACGCGCACCTGCTGAGCGTAACGGTGGGGTTCCGGCCGGCGCTGCTCCGGCCGGCGCGCTCAACGCTCTAG
- a CDS encoding Rieske (2Fe-2S) protein produces the protein MGVKPNPGAGGAPDRMGGAGLGRRGFLKWVPAVAAAGAAALAGIPSLLALVSPALRRSASQAWLKLGDAAGFNLGVPSRIDTVQTAQDAWVTVRTLRSVWLYTEDGEHFTAYNARCPHLGCAYGYDEAAGIFRCPCHNGLFDARTGAVLAGPPPRPLDTLEVKVEDGVVYVAYQEFQHGVPQKLEA, from the coding sequence ATGGGGGTGAAACCGAACCCTGGCGCGGGGGGCGCGCCCGACAGGATGGGCGGAGCCGGGCTCGGCCGCCGGGGGTTCCTCAAGTGGGTGCCCGCCGTCGCAGCAGCCGGCGCCGCCGCGCTGGCCGGGATCCCCTCACTGCTGGCGCTCGTCTCGCCGGCACTGCGACGCTCCGCCAGTCAGGCGTGGCTCAAGTTGGGCGACGCGGCCGGATTCAACCTGGGCGTACCCTCCCGCATCGACACGGTGCAGACGGCGCAGGACGCCTGGGTGACGGTCCGTACGCTGCGCAGCGTCTGGCTCTACACGGAGGATGGCGAGCACTTCACCGCCTACAACGCTCGCTGCCCGCACCTGGGGTGCGCCTACGGCTACGACGAGGCGGCGGGCATCTTCCGCTGCCCCTGCCATAACGGCCTGTTCGACGCCAGGACCGGTGCGGTGCTCGCCGGCCCGCCGCCCCGGCCGCTGGACACGCTCGAGGTCAAGGTCGAGGACGGCGTGGTCTACGTCGCCTATCAGGAATTCCAGCACGGTGTGCCCCAGAAGCTGGAGGCATAG
- the nrfD gene encoding polysulfide reductase NrfD, with the protein MRRPEARPARPLAREQDEALFRPILRTGPSFYAVAAALLAVALFGAYAYTTQLRSGLGVTGLNRPVFWGFYITNFVFFIGISHAGTLISAILRLSRAEWRRPITRMAETITVLVLFFGLGSVVVDLGRPDRAYFVIPFLMHGRLRSPLIWDVLSITTYLTVSSIYLYVPLIPDLALLRDRVAGWRHRLYRALALGWTGTHAQQRRLERVIALLAVIVIPIAVSVHTVVSWVFAMTIQPMWHSTIFGPYFVAGAIFSGIAALILAMALVRRIYHLESYIKPIHFDYLGILLLVMTLLWFYFTFAEYLTTFYGHEPEEMVVFWAKVRGPYAAFFWAMVLFDFVIPFGILANRRTRTVAGTVVASISVVIGMWLERFTIIVPTLVNPRLPWPQEAYAPSWVEVAITAAFFATFTLLYMVFTKLFPIVSIWEVKEGREKGLAEVEERIRGYLPAPEAEAAYVVR; encoded by the coding sequence TCAGGACTGGCCCGTCGTTTTATGCCGTGGCCGCGGCGCTCCTGGCCGTCGCTCTCTTCGGCGCCTACGCCTACACCACCCAGCTCCGCAGCGGCCTGGGCGTGACCGGGCTGAACCGCCCGGTCTTCTGGGGCTTCTACATCACCAACTTCGTCTTCTTCATCGGAATCAGCCACGCCGGCACGCTGATCTCGGCCATCCTGCGCCTGTCCAGGGCAGAGTGGCGGCGCCCCATCACGCGCATGGCCGAGACCATCACCGTGCTCGTCCTGTTCTTTGGCCTGGGCAGCGTGGTCGTGGACCTGGGCCGGCCGGATCGGGCCTACTTCGTGATCCCCTTCCTCATGCACGGCCGACTGCGCTCGCCCCTGATCTGGGACGTGTTGAGCATCACCACCTACCTGACGGTGAGCAGCATCTACCTGTACGTCCCGCTCATCCCGGACCTGGCGCTGCTGCGGGATCGCGTCGCCGGCTGGCGCCACCGGCTCTACCGGGCCCTGGCCCTGGGATGGACGGGGACCCACGCGCAGCAGCGGCGGCTGGAACGCGTGATTGCGCTGCTGGCCGTCATTGTCATCCCCATCGCCGTTTCCGTGCACACCGTCGTCTCCTGGGTCTTCGCTATGACCATCCAGCCCATGTGGCACTCGACGATCTTCGGCCCGTATTTCGTCGCCGGCGCCATCTTTTCCGGGATTGCGGCGCTGATCCTGGCCATGGCGCTGGTGCGCCGGATCTACCACCTGGAGAGCTACATCAAGCCCATCCACTTCGATTACCTGGGCATCCTGCTGCTGGTCATGACCCTGCTCTGGTTCTACTTCACCTTTGCCGAGTACCTGACCACCTTCTACGGCCACGAGCCCGAGGAGATGGTGGTGTTCTGGGCCAAGGTGCGCGGCCCCTACGCGGCGTTCTTCTGGGCCATGGTCCTGTTCGACTTCGTGATCCCGTTCGGCATCCTGGCCAACCGGCGCACCCGCACGGTGGCCGGGACCGTCGTGGCCTCGATCTCGGTAGTGATCGGCATGTGGCTCGAGCGCTTCACCATCATCGTGCCCACGCTGGTGAACCCCAGGCTGCCCTGGCCGCAGGAGGCCTACGCGCCCAGTTGGGTCGAGGTGGCCATCACAGCCGCCTTCTTCGCCACCTTCACGCTGCTGTACATGGTGTTCACCAAGCTCTTTCCCATTGTCTCGATCTGGGAAGTCAAGGAGGGGCGGGAGAAGGGGTTGGCCGAGGTGGAGGAGCGGATCCGCGGCTATCTCCCGGCCCCTGAAGCGGAGGCGGCTTATGTCGTACGTTGA
- a CDS encoding cytochrome c: MRCGVIGMSGCLLALALTAGPAAAQAAQVPDGKTLFESQCKMCHGVRGVPPATMRKAMPALPTFDSAFIAARSNDSIVGVLKHGKGKNMKSFKDTLKPEEMAALARYVRSLGSKPRTPAGG, encoded by the coding sequence ATGCGATGTGGCGTCATTGGCATGTCAGGCTGCCTGCTTGCGCTGGCGCTGACGGCCGGTCCGGCCGCGGCGCAGGCCGCGCAGGTCCCGGACGGCAAGACCTTGTTCGAGAGCCAATGCAAGATGTGCCATGGTGTGCGGGGTGTCCCCCCGGCCACCATGCGCAAAGCGATGCCGGCCCTGCCGACTTTCGACTCCGCCTTCATTGCCGCGCGTTCCAACGACTCGATTGTCGGCGTGCTGAAGCACGGCAAGGGCAAGAACATGAAGTCCTTCAAGGACACTTTGAAGCCCGAGGAAATGGCAGCCCTCGCCCGTTACGTCCGGAGCCTGGGCTCGAAGCCGCGAACTCCAGCAGGTGGTTGA
- a CDS encoding DmsE family decaheme c-type cytochrome: MKSARLLLASLSLLPILLVGSGPPAAAQSGGQNGKSGSALCADCHREQFTRFAATRMGELFLNHPRNSLERRGCEACHGPGRAHAESGGESKADLITFGRNSPTPVGERNQVCLQCHESTARLFWKGSPHEGRDVGCTDCHQMMSALTERGHLKKATVVETCAQCHLQRKSQQLRSSHMPLREGKMECTSCHNPHGSPGEKLLVASSVNEVCYNCHAEKRGPFLWEHAPVVESCANCHDPHGSNKEKMLKVAKPRLCQQCHIESRHPTNPQLPGTNFTMNRQCVNCHAQIHGSNHPSGNRFLR; encoded by the coding sequence ATGAAGAGTGCCCGTCTTCTCCTCGCCAGCCTTTCTCTACTGCCCATCTTACTGGTGGGCTCCGGCCCCCCGGCTGCGGCGCAGAGCGGGGGCCAGAACGGGAAGAGCGGCAGCGCCTTGTGTGCGGACTGCCACCGGGAGCAGTTCACGCGCTTCGCCGCGACTCGTATGGGGGAACTGTTCCTGAACCACCCGCGCAACAGCCTCGAGCGGCGGGGGTGCGAGGCGTGCCATGGTCCTGGCCGGGCGCACGCCGAGTCCGGAGGTGAGAGCAAGGCCGACCTGATCACCTTCGGCCGCAACTCGCCGACACCGGTGGGCGAGCGCAACCAGGTATGCCTGCAGTGCCATGAATCGACTGCCCGCCTGTTCTGGAAGGGGAGTCCCCACGAGGGCCGGGACGTGGGGTGCACCGATTGCCACCAGATGATGAGCGCGCTCACGGAGCGTGGTCACCTGAAGAAGGCGACGGTCGTGGAGACCTGCGCGCAGTGCCACTTGCAGCGGAAGTCGCAGCAGCTCCGCTCCTCGCACATGCCGCTGCGCGAGGGGAAGATGGAGTGCACGAGCTGCCACAACCCGCATGGCAGTCCGGGCGAGAAGCTGCTGGTGGCCAGCTCGGTGAACGAGGTCTGCTACAACTGCCATGCCGAGAAGCGGGGCCCCTTCCTGTGGGAGCACGCGCCCGTGGTCGAGAGCTGCGCCAACTGCCACGATCCGCACGGCAGCAACAAGGAGAAGATGTTGAAGGTGGCCAAGCCGCGGCTCTGCCAGCAGTGCCACATCGAGTCCCGGCATCCCACCAATCCGCAGCTACCGGGGACGAACTTCACCATGAACCGGCAGTGCGTGAACTGCCACGCGCAAATCCACGGGTCGAACCACCCGTCGGGGAATCGTTTCCTGCGCTGA
- a CDS encoding cytochrome b N-terminal domain-containing protein — protein MRRAYRWLNERADLAALKRSLLDREVPDRLTWWHTLGSATLSVFLAQLVTGLVLAMYYSPSPDHAYDSIQFLEEQVVSGALLRSIHHWGASAMMVLVVAHLLRIFMMGAYKYPREINWLVGLLLLLAVVGFGFTGYLLPWDQKAYWATQVGTNMAGTVPLLGPMLVKLLRGGTQLGAATLTRFYALHVLWLPLLLGALALVHLTLVIRQGIAPRTSALEPGAPRRTSQPEYAEYYRQAYASTKKGGVRFWPDIVGKDALAALGAVAAIVALAALFPAGLEAPADPTDSSYVPRPEWYFLPHYQLLKMVPGSLEGAAAVGVPILLLAGLLALPFFDRNSARHLLRRPGALAALALALGASAFLFGGAVQQVQTVSPPEVGRPLTPAERAGRALFKQQGCANCHSIGGVGGNVAPELIEIGLRHSPGWIHSFLEEPTRFHPGTTMPPFGPPVLTHQEIEELSLYLASLRGPPGSKQEPEYQDTFPLPGR, from the coding sequence ATGCGCCGGGCTTACCGCTGGCTGAACGAGCGGGCCGACCTGGCCGCCCTGAAGCGCAGTTTGTTGGACCGCGAAGTGCCCGATCGCCTGACCTGGTGGCATACCCTGGGCAGCGCCACACTCAGCGTGTTCCTGGCACAGCTCGTGACCGGGCTGGTGCTGGCCATGTATTACTCACCCTCGCCGGACCACGCCTACGACAGCATCCAATTCCTGGAAGAGCAGGTGGTGAGCGGCGCACTGCTGCGCAGCATCCACCACTGGGGCGCGAGCGCCATGATGGTCCTGGTCGTGGCGCACCTGCTCCGCATCTTCATGATGGGCGCCTATAAGTACCCGCGAGAGATCAACTGGCTGGTCGGCCTGCTCCTGCTCCTGGCGGTGGTCGGCTTCGGCTTCACCGGCTACCTGCTGCCCTGGGACCAGAAGGCGTACTGGGCCACGCAGGTGGGCACCAACATGGCCGGCACGGTGCCGCTGTTGGGCCCCATGCTGGTCAAGCTGCTGCGCGGCGGCACGCAGCTCGGGGCGGCCACGCTCACCCGCTTCTACGCCTTGCACGTGCTCTGGCTGCCGCTGCTGCTGGGCGCGCTGGCGCTCGTCCACCTGACGCTGGTGATCCGCCAGGGGATTGCGCCGCGCACCAGCGCCCTGGAACCGGGCGCGCCCCGCCGGACCAGTCAGCCGGAGTACGCGGAGTATTACCGGCAGGCCTATGCCAGCACCAAGAAGGGCGGGGTCCGCTTCTGGCCCGATATCGTCGGCAAGGACGCGCTGGCTGCGCTGGGCGCCGTTGCCGCCATTGTTGCCCTGGCCGCGCTCTTCCCGGCCGGGCTGGAAGCGCCGGCCGACCCTACGGACTCGTCGTATGTCCCGCGCCCCGAGTGGTACTTCCTCCCCCATTACCAGTTGCTCAAGATGGTGCCCGGGTCGCTCGAGGGGGCTGCCGCCGTCGGCGTGCCAATACTGCTGCTGGCCGGGCTGCTGGCGCTCCCCTTCTTCGACCGCAACAGCGCCCGCCACCTGCTCCGCCGCCCGGGAGCGCTGGCGGCGCTCGCCCTCGCCCTCGGCGCCTCGGCCTTCCTCTTCGGCGGCGCCGTGCAACAGGTGCAGACCGTGTCGCCCCCCGAGGTGGGACGGCCGCTCACCCCCGCGGAACGCGCCGGGCGCGCGCTCTTCAAGCAGCAGGGGTGCGCGAACTGTCACAGTATTGGCGGCGTGGGCGGCAACGTCGCCCCGGAACTGATCGAGATCGGGCTCCGCCACTCACCAGGCTGGATCCATAGCTTCCTCGAGGAGCCCACCCGCTTCCACCCCGGAACGACCATGCCCCCCTTCGGCCCGCCCGTGCTCACCCACCAGGAAATCGAGGAGCTCTCCCTCTACCTGGCCTCGCTGCGCGGCCCGCCCGGCAGCAAACAGGAGCCCGAGTACCAGGACACCTTCCCGCTGCCCGGCCGGTGA